One Cucurbita pepo subsp. pepo cultivar mu-cu-16 chromosome LG20, ASM280686v2, whole genome shotgun sequence genomic window carries:
- the LOC111783708 gene encoding uncharacterized protein LOC111783708 isoform X1 — MAMKPRRKFLHLYAEEALCFSAFLLSLFIYFSAFNLSLSTLFRHTTFWFCLSNTLIFIIAAHSRAFSPPPTFNSAAVIIPTPPQNNFNSGNPTENHQQQQIPLPTGQIEFGLIISEISINNSRKSYDPSKSEKAMRRVAKETKMAMRRSKTMTRNEKEETKNELAEMSNEELNKRVEEFIERFNRQMRLQAIGDSNEE, encoded by the exons ATGGCCATGAAACCCAGAAGAAAGTTCCTCCATTTATACGCAGAGGAAGCTCTCTGTTTCTCCGCCTTCCTTCTCTCCCTCTTCATTTACTTCTCTGctttcaatctctctctctccactcTCTTCCGCCACACCACCTTCTGGTTTTGCCTCTCCAACACTCTCATTTTCATCATCGCCGCCCATTCCCGCGCTTTCTCTCCGCCCCCCACCTTCAACTCCGCCGCCGTAATCATCCCAACCCCACCACAAAATAACTTCAATTCCGGCAACCCAACTgaaaatcatcaacaacaacaaatccCACTTCCCACTG GCCAAATTGAATTTGGGTTAATTATTTCAGAAATTTCGATTAATAATTCGAGAAAATCTTACGATCCAAGCAAGTCGGAGAAAGCGATGAGAAGAGTTGCTAAGGAAACGAAGATGGCGATGAGGAGATCGAAGACGATGACgagaaatgagaaagaagagaCGAAGAATGAGTTAGCGGAGATGTCAAATGAAGAACTGAACAAAAGAGTTGAAGAGTTTATTGAACGATTCAATAGACAAATGAGACTTCAAGC
- the LOC111783708 gene encoding uncharacterized protein LOC111783708 isoform X2, whose amino-acid sequence MAMKPRRKFLHLYAEEALCFSAFLLSLFIYFSAFNLSLSTLFRHTTFWFCLSNTLIFIIAAHSRAFSPPPTFNSAAVIIPTPPQNNFNSGNPTENHQQQQIPLPTEISINNSRKSYDPSKSEKAMRRVAKETKMAMRRSKTMTRNEKEETKNELAEMSNEELNKRVEEFIERFNRQMRLQAIGDSNEE is encoded by the exons ATGGCCATGAAACCCAGAAGAAAGTTCCTCCATTTATACGCAGAGGAAGCTCTCTGTTTCTCCGCCTTCCTTCTCTCCCTCTTCATTTACTTCTCTGctttcaatctctctctctccactcTCTTCCGCCACACCACCTTCTGGTTTTGCCTCTCCAACACTCTCATTTTCATCATCGCCGCCCATTCCCGCGCTTTCTCTCCGCCCCCCACCTTCAACTCCGCCGCCGTAATCATCCCAACCCCACCACAAAATAACTTCAATTCCGGCAACCCAACTgaaaatcatcaacaacaacaaatccCACTTCCCACTG AAATTTCGATTAATAATTCGAGAAAATCTTACGATCCAAGCAAGTCGGAGAAAGCGATGAGAAGAGTTGCTAAGGAAACGAAGATGGCGATGAGGAGATCGAAGACGATGACgagaaatgagaaagaagagaCGAAGAATGAGTTAGCGGAGATGTCAAATGAAGAACTGAACAAAAGAGTTGAAGAGTTTATTGAACGATTCAATAGACAAATGAGACTTCAAGC